The genomic interval AGTGGGTGGGGGCGGTTGGGACGGCTGCCGAATTCAGGATGAAATTGGCTGGCAATCATGTAAGGGTGATCCATCACCTCGGCAATCTCCACCAAACGACCATCCGGGCTAAGACCGCTAAAGCGCATCCCCGCCGCTTCAAACGCACCCCGAAAGTGGTTGTTAAACTCAAAGCGATGGCGATGGCGTTCATTCACACGGGGGGCGGCATAAACGCGGTTGGCGATTGACCCTTCTTCCAAGACACAGGGGTAAACGCCCAAACGCATCGTCCCACCACGATCCACAATGCCCCGCTGGTCGGGCATGAGGTCAATCACCGGGTGTTCGGTGGGCGTCTCAAATTCGGTGCTGTTGGCGTCCTCATAATTGAGGACGTTGCGGGCGAACTCAATGCACATGACTTGCATCCCCAAACACAACCCAAGGTAGGGGACGTGCCGTTCACGGGCATAGCGTGCCGCCATAATCTTGCCCTCAATGCCGCGATAGCCAAAGCCGCCGGGAACAACGATGGCATTCACCCCGTCCAGACGATCCCATCCTTTGTTTTTCTCCAAATCACCGGAATAGACCCATTCGATCTCGACCTCGCGGTCATAGAGGCTGGCGGCATGGGCAAGGGCTTCTTTGACGCTCATATAGGCGTCATGGAGTTCCACATATTTCCCGACAATGGCAATCTTGAGCGGCGCTTTGGGCTTCAGCAGGCGCTCCGTCATCTGCCGCCATTCGTCCAAATCGGGCGGGTTTCCCTTCAGGCGAAGGCGCTCAACAATGTAATCGCCCAAGCCGGCGGCTTCTAACATGAGCGGCACTTCGTAAAGCGATTGCGCTGTGGGGAGCGCGATCACTGCCTCCCGATCCACATCACAAAAGTTGGAGATTTTTTCGAGAAGGTCATTCGAGATGGGATGATCGGCACGGGCGATGATCACATTGGCGCGAATGCCGATGCTGCGCAAATCGCGGACGCTGTGTTGGGTTGGTTTCGTTTTCAGTTCACCCGTCGCCCCAATGTAGGGGAGGTAGGTGACATGAATGTACATCGCCCGTTTTCGCCCAACATCAATGCGTAGTTGGCGCAGCGCCTCTAAGAAGGGCTGGCTTTCAATATCACCCACCGTGCCACCCACTTCAACAATGACGACATCGGCGCCGCTCTCTTGGGCAACGGTTGTCACCCGCCGCTTGATCTCGTTGGTGATGTGTGGAATCACTTGAATCGTTCCGCCGAGGAAATCGCCCCGCCGTTCACGCCCGATAATATCGGCGTAGATTTGTCCAGCCGTGACATTGCACCCCCGCGAAAGGGTATC from Anaerolineales bacterium carries:
- a CDS encoding CTP synthase; translation: MTRYIFCTGGVVSSVGKGVTAAAIGRLLKARGLKVAIQKLDPYLNVDPGTMSPYQHGEVFVTVDGAETDLDLGHYERFIDDTLSRGCNVTAGQIYADIIGRERRGDFLGGTIQVIPHITNEIKRRVTTVAQESGADVVIVEVGGTVGDIESQPFLEALRQLRIDVGRKRAMYIHVTYLPYIGATGELKTKPTQHSVRDLRSIGIRANVIIARADHPISNDLLEKISNFCDVDREAVIALPTAQSLYEVPLMLEAAGLGDYIVERLRLKGNPPDLDEWRQMTERLLKPKAPLKIAIVGKYVELHDAYMSVKEALAHAASLYDREVEIEWVYSGDLEKNKGWDRLDGVNAIVVPGGFGYRGIEGKIMAARYARERHVPYLGLCLGMQVMCIEFARNVLNYEDANSTEFETPTEHPVIDLMPDQRGIVDRGGTMRLGVYPCVLEEGSIANRVYAAPRVNERHRHRFEFNNHFRGAFEAAGMRFSGLSPDGRLVEIAEVMDHPYMIASQFHPEFGSRPNRPHPLFRGLIQAAIAFEEAKKPVRVNGNGSKKKA